The Arthrobacter sp. NicSoilC5 genome has a window encoding:
- a CDS encoding tetratricopeptide repeat protein has translation MAEHNGGNRGNDRGAFRGNNNSGGEPRGFRSRSDRDGNNFSRGGSAGGGERKPFGDRDRKPFGDRPRRDGEGDRRGFGGGAGGGERKPFGDRDRKPFGDRPRRDGEGDRRQFNDRDRKPFGDRPRRDGEGERRGFGGGAGGGDRKPFGDRPRRDGEGDRRGFGGGAGGGDRKPFGDRPRRDGEGDRRGFGGGAGGGERKPFGDRDRKPFGDRPRRDGEGDRRGFGGGDRDRKPFGDRPRRDGEGDRRGFAGGDRDRDRKPFGDRPRRDGEGDRRGFGGGDNRKPFGDRQDRAPRSFDRGDSRAESGRGAGPRSFGRDRQEDRPVRVPNAADLRSANRPDRERSPEIDEDVTGKELDRATQHQIKTLEAKSSEWVARHLVMAGRLIDDEPELAFQHALAASRRGGRLAAVREAVGLTAYAAGHYGEALREFRTFRRISGSNVHLPIMADCERGLGRPDRALDVARSEEAQDLDAPGKVELAIVAAGARTDLGQLDAAVAELEIPQLDMNRAFSYSPRLFRAYADALAAVGREDESQKWSRQAVVAEYALGVGADEEPEIIDLGWDEEEEAREEAERRRMLDRASKGAGPETPAAGSTEAASGSARAAEAKSSQDSSIDDQDADYFVSDDAESDQDSVEHDELHSVPADDAGADDASADDTAAQDNAGTEHDEDRRED, from the coding sequence ATGGCCGAGCATAACGGTGGCAACCGAGGCAACGACCGGGGCGCGTTCCGCGGCAACAACAACTCCGGCGGTGAGCCCCGCGGATTCCGGTCCCGGTCCGACCGCGACGGCAACAACTTCTCCCGCGGCGGCTCTGCCGGCGGTGGCGAGCGGAAGCCGTTCGGTGACCGTGACCGTAAGCCGTTTGGTGACCGCCCCCGTCGCGATGGCGAGGGTGACCGTCGCGGTTTTGGCGGCGGTGCCGGCGGTGGCGAGCGGAAGCCGTTCGGTGACCGTGACCGCAAGCCCTTTGGCGACCGTCCGCGCCGCGATGGCGAGGGCGACCGTCGCCAGTTCAACGACCGTGACCGTAAGCCGTTTGGTGACCGTCCGCGCCGCGATGGCGAGGGTGAGCGTCGTGGTTTTGGCGGCGGTGCCGGCGGTGGCGACCGTAAGCCCTTTGGCGACCGTCCGCGCCGCGATGGCGAGGGCGACCGCCGTGGTTTTGGCGGCGGTGCCGGCGGTGGCGACCGTAAGCCCTTTGGCGACCGTCCGCGCCGCGATGGCGAGGGTGACCGCCGCGGTTTTGGCGGCGGTGCGGGCGGTGGCGAGCGGAAGCCGTTCGGTGATCGTGACCGTAAGCCGTTTGGTGACCGTCCCCGTCGCGATGGCGAGGGTGATCGCCGAGGTTTTGGCGGCGGTGACCGTGACCGTAAGCCGTTTGGTGACCGTCCCCGCCGCGATGGCGAGGGTGATCGCCGAGGTTTCGCTGGCGGTGACCGTGACCGTGACCGCAAGCCGTTTGGTGACCGTCCGCGCCGCGACGGCGAAGGCGATCGCCGTGGTTTTGGCGGCGGCGATAACCGCAAGCCGTTCGGAGACCGGCAGGACCGGGCTCCCCGCAGCTTCGACCGCGGTGACTCCCGCGCCGAGTCCGGCCGTGGCGCCGGCCCCCGCAGCTTTGGCCGCGATCGCCAGGAAGACCGTCCTGTCCGCGTGCCCAACGCCGCTGACCTCCGCAGTGCCAACCGCCCGGACCGGGAACGCTCACCCGAAATCGATGAAGACGTCACGGGTAAAGAACTGGACCGCGCCACCCAGCACCAGATCAAGACCCTCGAAGCCAAGAGCTCGGAATGGGTGGCCCGCCACCTGGTGATGGCCGGCCGCCTCATCGATGACGAGCCGGAGCTTGCCTTCCAGCACGCCCTGGCAGCCAGCCGCCGCGGCGGCCGGCTCGCCGCTGTCCGGGAAGCCGTTGGCCTGACAGCCTACGCCGCCGGGCACTACGGTGAGGCGCTCCGCGAGTTCCGCACCTTCCGCCGTATCAGTGGTTCAAACGTCCACCTCCCCATCATGGCGGACTGCGAGCGTGGCCTGGGACGCCCCGACCGTGCCCTGGATGTGGCGCGCTCTGAGGAAGCCCAGGACCTGGATGCCCCCGGCAAGGTGGAACTGGCAATCGTCGCCGCCGGTGCGCGCACCGACCTGGGCCAGCTTGACGCGGCAGTAGCCGAACTTGAAATCCCGCAGCTGGACATGAACCGCGCGTTCTCCTACAGCCCGCGCCTCTTCCGCGCCTACGCCGATGCGCTGGCTGCGGTGGGACGCGAAGACGAGTCGCAGAAGTGGAGCCGTCAGGCCGTCGTGGCAGAATATGCCCTGGGCGTGGGCGCTGACGAAGAACCCGAAATCATCGACCTCGGCTGGGACGAGGAAGAGGAAGCCCGGGAAGAGGCAGAACGCCGGCGGATGCTGGACCGCGCCTCCAAGGGCGCTGGGCCCGAAACGCCCGCAGCAGGTTCCACGGAGGCAGCTTCCGGGAGCGCCCGCGCAGCCGAGGCGAAGTCCTCACAGGACAGCAGCATCGACGACCAGGATGCCGACTACTTCGTTTCCGACGACGCAGAATCGGACCAGGACTCGGTGGAACACGACGAGCTCCACTCCGTGCCCGCGGACGACGCCGGTGCTGATGATGCCAGCGCAGACGACACCGCTGCCCAGGACAACGCTGGCACTGAGCACGACGAAGACCGCCGGGAAGACTGA
- a CDS encoding HAD-IIA family hydrolase: MSDVSLVSRFDALLADLDGVVYAGPHAIPGAVESLKQLSGLGIGLGYVTNNASRSPAEVAAHLRELGAPAEDNQVVSSSQAAAELLASMLAPGSRILITGSPALAREIELAGLVPVAGQDEDPVAVVQGFSPAIGWKDLAEATYVVNAGALWVATNTDMSIPQARGIAPGNGTLVAAVAAATGQQPKVAGKPEAPLFHSAAKRLGAGRPLVVGDRLDTDILGGNNAGFATVAVLTGVDTRETILAARAAERPAYIIENLTDLHRPYPEITHDDGTYTCGQSTARVANGAVGIIGSQDDLNSWRAACAAWWAGTPDASTPQAPKLVWLDH; encoded by the coding sequence ATGAGCGATGTTTCCCTGGTTTCCCGCTTCGACGCACTCCTCGCCGACCTGGACGGCGTGGTCTACGCCGGGCCCCACGCCATTCCCGGAGCTGTTGAGTCGCTGAAGCAGCTTTCCGGGCTGGGCATTGGCCTGGGCTATGTCACCAACAACGCCTCCCGGTCACCGGCGGAAGTGGCCGCGCATCTCCGTGAGTTGGGTGCACCGGCTGAGGACAATCAGGTGGTCAGTTCATCCCAGGCGGCGGCCGAGCTGCTCGCCTCGATGCTGGCTCCGGGGTCAAGGATCCTCATCACCGGCAGTCCGGCCCTCGCCCGCGAAATTGAGCTGGCGGGCCTGGTGCCGGTGGCCGGCCAGGATGAGGACCCGGTCGCCGTGGTCCAGGGTTTCAGCCCCGCCATTGGCTGGAAGGACCTGGCGGAAGCCACCTATGTGGTGAACGCCGGTGCCCTCTGGGTGGCCACCAACACGGACATGTCCATTCCCCAGGCGCGCGGCATCGCTCCTGGAAACGGCACCCTGGTGGCGGCGGTCGCTGCGGCCACCGGGCAGCAGCCGAAAGTCGCGGGTAAGCCGGAAGCGCCGCTTTTCCATTCGGCCGCCAAGCGGCTTGGCGCCGGGCGCCCCCTGGTGGTGGGCGACCGGCTGGACACGGACATCCTGGGCGGCAACAACGCCGGCTTCGCCACCGTGGCCGTGCTGACCGGCGTCGACACGCGCGAGACCATCCTGGCGGCCCGCGCCGCGGAACGTCCCGCGTACATCATCGAAAACCTTACGGACCTGCACCGGCCATACCCGGAGATAACGCACGACGACGGCACTTACACGTGCGGGCAGTCGACGGCGCGCGTGGCCAACGGAGCAGTGGGCATCATTGGCAGCCAGGACGACCTCAACTCGTGGCGCGCGGCGTGTGCCGCATGGTGGGCCGGGACGCCTGACGCGTCAACCCCGCAGGCGCCCAAGCTGGTGTGGCTGGATCACTAG
- a CDS encoding TlyA family RNA methyltransferase — protein sequence MPVRLDQALVARGLARSRTHAASLIAEGKVRSGGQVLAKASLQVDDSRDLAVEHDDQDTYASRAGHKLAGALDAFPDVSAQGKRCLDAGASTGGFTDVLLRRGAAHVVAVDVGHGQLVPHLRDDPRVEVHEGMNVRYMAPADIGGPAALTVADLSFISLTLVVQPLADCTEPGGDLVLMVKPQFEIGKDRLGRTGVVTSERERRMAVEKVARAALDAGLDLCGLAASPLPGQDGNVEYFLWIKRRITQDLPKIEEREAAAAALLGQIWPNH from the coding sequence ATGCCGGTACGCCTCGACCAGGCATTGGTGGCCCGCGGACTGGCCAGGTCCCGGACGCACGCAGCCTCGCTGATTGCCGAGGGCAAGGTCCGTTCCGGCGGCCAGGTCCTTGCCAAGGCCTCCCTGCAGGTTGACGACAGCCGGGACCTGGCCGTCGAACATGATGACCAAGACACCTACGCCAGCCGTGCCGGGCACAAGCTGGCCGGCGCCCTGGACGCATTCCCGGACGTTTCGGCCCAAGGCAAAAGGTGCCTCGACGCCGGTGCCTCCACCGGCGGCTTCACGGACGTCCTGCTGAGGCGCGGGGCCGCACACGTGGTGGCGGTCGACGTCGGGCACGGCCAGCTGGTGCCGCACCTCCGGGACGACCCCCGCGTGGAGGTCCACGAGGGCATGAACGTCCGGTACATGGCGCCCGCGGACATCGGCGGGCCGGCCGCCCTGACCGTCGCCGACCTCTCCTTCATCTCCCTCACCCTCGTGGTGCAGCCGCTGGCTGACTGCACGGAGCCCGGCGGCGACCTGGTGCTGATGGTCAAGCCACAGTTCGAGATCGGCAAGGACCGCCTGGGCCGCACCGGCGTGGTGACGTCGGAGCGCGAGCGGCGGATGGCCGTGGAGAAGGTGGCCAGGGCGGCGCTCGACGCCGGCCTGGACCTGTGCGGCCTTGCGGCCAGTCCGCTGCCCGGACAGGACGGAAACGTCGAATACTTCCTGTGGATAAAACGCAGGATCACCCAAGACTTGCCTAAGATCGAAGAGCGTGAGGCAGCAGCTGCTGCTTTGCTCGGACAAATCTGGCCGAACCACTAG
- a CDS encoding NAD kinase, with translation MSRRVLVLAHTGREESLKAAWEACALLHASGMVPVMQESELGDMERFFGHLAQPVEVLHDHVQLPDVELVMVLGGDGTILRAAELVREVDVPLLGVNLGHVGFLAESERADLAQTVEWIASREYTVEERMTIDVQVWVRGQKIWHTWALNEAAIEKANRERMLEVVTEVDERPLTSFGSDGIVLATPTGSTAYAFSAGGPVVWPEVEALVIVPISAHALFAKPLVVSPRSRLAVEVLGRTDAQGVLWCDGRRSVDLPPGARVEVTKSATPVRLARTHQTPFSARLVRKFELPIHGWRGPVPKSDAVHTGPIPIVRTPRPMPPLPVPHAENPGSDPDPSTAK, from the coding sequence ATGAGCAGGCGTGTACTGGTCCTTGCCCACACCGGCCGCGAGGAGTCACTGAAAGCCGCCTGGGAGGCCTGCGCCCTGCTGCATGCTTCAGGCATGGTCCCCGTGATGCAGGAGTCCGAACTGGGCGACATGGAACGGTTCTTCGGGCACCTGGCCCAGCCGGTGGAGGTGCTCCACGACCACGTCCAGCTGCCCGATGTGGAACTGGTCATGGTCCTTGGCGGCGATGGAACCATCCTCCGGGCCGCTGAGCTGGTCCGCGAGGTGGACGTGCCGCTGCTGGGCGTGAACCTGGGCCATGTGGGCTTCCTGGCTGAAAGCGAGCGGGCGGACCTTGCCCAGACCGTGGAGTGGATTGCCAGCCGCGAGTACACCGTTGAAGAGCGGATGACCATCGATGTCCAGGTCTGGGTCCGCGGCCAGAAGATTTGGCACACCTGGGCTTTAAACGAGGCCGCCATCGAGAAAGCCAACAGGGAACGGATGCTCGAGGTGGTGACCGAGGTGGACGAGCGACCGCTGACGTCCTTCGGCTCCGACGGCATCGTGCTGGCCACCCCCACGGGCTCCACGGCCTACGCGTTCTCCGCCGGTGGTCCCGTGGTGTGGCCGGAGGTGGAGGCGCTGGTGATCGTGCCCATCAGCGCACATGCGCTCTTCGCCAAGCCCCTGGTCGTATCGCCCCGGTCCAGGCTCGCTGTTGAGGTGCTGGGACGCACCGACGCCCAGGGTGTCCTGTGGTGCGATGGCCGGCGCTCGGTGGACCTGCCGCCGGGCGCCCGCGTGGAAGTGACCAAATCGGCCACCCCGGTCCGGCTGGCCCGCACCCACCAGACCCCCTTCTCGGCCCGCCTGGTCCGCAAGTTCGAGCTGCCCATCCATGGCTGGCGCGGTCCGGTGCCCAAGTCCGATGCCGTGCACACCGGCCCCATTCCCATTGTGCGGACGCCACGGCCCATGCCGCCGCTGCCGGTACCGCATGCGGAGAACCCGGGCAGCGATCCCGATCCGTCGACTGCGAAGTGA
- the recN gene encoding DNA repair protein RecN: MLEELRIRDLGVITDATLPLGPGLSVVTGETGAGKTMVVTAVGLLLGARSDAGAVRSGAKSATAEAVLKLDAGHPAIARALDAGAEAEEFDGGAELILARRLGADGRSRAFLGGRAAPVGVLAEIGESLVVVHGQSDQIRLKSATAQREALDKFAGDSLAGPLSAYQELYSRWKASQAELDSLRSAARDRLREAESLEAALAEIDEVDPQPGEDELLKAEAVKLANVEELRIAASTAHQALIAEDFGETGDATTLVDSAKRTLEHVAEHDAELGSAAARLAEVGFLLNDIATELASYQAGLDSEGPERLAEIEDRRAALAKLVRKYAPTIDELLEWAEKARVRYDELQDDSSRIEALDAEVVRAEAELTKQSAAISKIRAKAAKDLSARVSAELKALAMADATLVINLEPSGQLGPHGADEITFLLQPHSGAPARPLGKGASGGELSRVMLAIEVVLAAVDPVPTFVFDEVDAGVGGRAAVEIGRRLAMLARHVQVLVVTHLPQVAAFADQHITVTKTSVRGADGGTATGFTSSDVRLLDGPERVRELARMLAGQEDSESAQAHAQELLDDAKLLPQRA; the protein is encoded by the coding sequence ATGCTTGAAGAACTGAGAATCCGCGACCTCGGCGTCATCACCGACGCAACGCTTCCGCTCGGCCCTGGACTGAGCGTGGTGACCGGCGAAACCGGTGCGGGCAAGACCATGGTGGTCACCGCCGTCGGACTGCTCCTGGGGGCGCGTTCCGATGCCGGCGCCGTCCGGAGCGGCGCAAAAAGTGCCACCGCGGAAGCGGTGCTCAAGCTCGACGCCGGACATCCGGCCATCGCCCGTGCGCTTGATGCCGGTGCCGAAGCCGAGGAGTTCGACGGCGGCGCCGAGCTCATCCTGGCGCGCCGCCTGGGTGCGGACGGCCGCAGCCGTGCGTTCCTCGGTGGGCGGGCTGCGCCGGTGGGCGTCCTGGCCGAGATCGGCGAATCGCTGGTGGTGGTGCACGGCCAGTCGGACCAGATCAGGCTCAAGAGCGCCACGGCCCAGCGGGAAGCCCTGGACAAGTTCGCCGGGGACAGCCTGGCCGGCCCGCTGTCCGCGTACCAGGAGCTGTACAGCAGGTGGAAGGCCAGCCAGGCAGAACTGGACAGCCTGCGGAGCGCCGCACGGGACAGGCTCCGCGAAGCCGAATCCCTGGAGGCCGCCCTGGCCGAAATCGACGAGGTGGATCCGCAGCCGGGGGAGGACGAGCTCCTGAAGGCCGAGGCCGTCAAGCTCGCCAACGTTGAGGAACTGCGGATTGCCGCCAGCACGGCACACCAGGCCCTCATCGCCGAGGACTTCGGCGAGACCGGTGACGCCACCACCCTGGTGGATTCCGCCAAACGTACCCTGGAACATGTGGCCGAGCACGACGCCGAACTCGGTTCCGCCGCGGCGCGGCTGGCGGAAGTGGGCTTCCTGCTCAACGACATCGCCACCGAACTGGCCAGCTACCAGGCCGGCCTGGACTCGGAGGGCCCGGAACGGCTCGCCGAGATTGAGGACCGGCGGGCAGCCCTGGCCAAGCTGGTCCGCAAATACGCCCCAACCATCGACGAACTGCTGGAGTGGGCCGAAAAGGCCCGCGTCCGGTACGACGAGCTGCAGGACGACTCCTCCCGCATCGAAGCCCTGGACGCGGAGGTGGTCCGCGCCGAAGCAGAACTCACCAAGCAGTCGGCAGCCATCAGCAAGATCCGGGCCAAGGCCGCCAAGGACCTCTCTGCCCGGGTCAGTGCCGAGCTGAAGGCCCTGGCCATGGCCGACGCCACCCTGGTGATCAATCTTGAGCCCTCCGGGCAGCTGGGCCCCCACGGCGCGGACGAGATCACCTTCCTGCTGCAGCCGCACTCCGGAGCCCCGGCCCGGCCCCTGGGCAAAGGCGCCTCCGGTGGTGAACTGTCCCGGGTGATGCTTGCCATCGAGGTGGTGCTCGCCGCCGTCGACCCCGTCCCCACGTTTGTGTTCGACGAGGTCGACGCCGGTGTGGGCGGACGCGCCGCCGTCGAGATCGGCCGCCGGCTGGCCATGCTGGCACGCCACGTCCAGGTGCTGGTGGTCACGCACCTTCCCCAGGTGGCCGCCTTTGCCGACCAGCACATCACCGTGACCAAAACGTCCGTCAGGGGAGCCGACGGCGGCACCGCCACCGGCTTCACCTCCAGTGACGTCCGCCTCCTTGACGGGCCGGAACGGGTGCGTGAACTCGCCCGCATGCTGGCCGGGCAGGAAGACTCCGAGTCCGCCCAGGCCCACGCCCAGGAACTGCTGGACGACGCCAAACTCCTGCCACAGCGGGCCTGA
- a CDS encoding CTP synthase, translating into MIGSNSVVQRSNSRVNSRFPGSSKMTKHIFVTGGVASSLGKGLTASSLGHLLRARGLSVTMQKLDPYLNVDPGTMNPFQHGEVFVTDDGAETDLDIGHYERFLDENLEGSANVTTGQVYSTVIAKERRGEYLGDTVQVIPHITDEIKRRMRLPAEGKNAPDVIITEIGGTVGDIESQPFLESARQVRQDVGRGNVFFVHVSLVPYIGPSQELKTKPTQHSVAALRSIGIQPEAIVIRSDREIPEAMRAKIGRMCDVDLEAVIGCPDAPSIYDIPKTLHAQGLDSYIVRALDLPFKDVDWTSWDRLLEAVHNPKHQVEIALVGKYIDLPDAYLSVTEALRAGGFANEAKVKIRWVPSDECETREGAIKALDGVDAICVPGGFGIRGLEGKLGALKFARETKLPVLGLCLGLQCMVIEYARNVVGMEGASSSEFEPDSKYPVIATMEEQLEFVEGGGDLGGTMRLGLYEAKLDEGSVIAGTYGKTTVSERHRHRYEVNNKYRQQIAEKGLVFSGTSPDGRLVEFVELPADVHPYYVATQAHPELSSRPTRPHPLFTGLVKAALDHQNANHQGAADTDAAAAGEPAASGSVTAK; encoded by the coding sequence ATGATAGGCTCGAATTCCGTGGTGCAGCGATCAAATTCCCGTGTAAATTCCCGGTTCCCGGGCTCCTCCAAGATGACCAAGCACATCTTCGTCACCGGCGGTGTGGCGTCCTCACTCGGTAAGGGACTGACGGCCTCCAGCCTCGGTCACCTGCTCCGGGCACGCGGCCTGTCCGTCACGATGCAGAAGCTCGATCCCTACCTGAATGTGGATCCGGGCACGATGAACCCCTTCCAGCACGGTGAGGTCTTCGTCACTGACGATGGCGCCGAAACGGACCTGGACATCGGGCACTACGAGCGCTTCCTCGATGAGAACCTTGAAGGTTCCGCGAACGTGACCACCGGCCAGGTCTACTCCACCGTGATCGCCAAGGAACGGCGTGGCGAATACCTCGGCGACACCGTCCAGGTCATCCCGCACATCACGGACGAGATCAAGCGCCGCATGCGGCTGCCTGCTGAAGGCAAGAACGCCCCCGACGTCATCATCACCGAAATCGGCGGCACCGTTGGCGACATCGAGTCCCAGCCGTTCCTCGAATCGGCCCGACAGGTCCGCCAGGACGTGGGACGCGGCAACGTCTTCTTCGTGCACGTGTCACTGGTCCCGTACATCGGACCGTCGCAGGAACTGAAGACCAAGCCCACCCAGCACTCGGTGGCGGCCCTGCGCTCCATCGGTATCCAGCCCGAAGCCATCGTCATCCGCTCCGACCGCGAGATCCCCGAAGCCATGCGCGCCAAGATCGGCCGCATGTGCGACGTCGACCTCGAAGCCGTCATCGGCTGCCCGGACGCCCCCAGCATCTACGACATCCCCAAGACCCTGCACGCCCAGGGCCTGGACTCCTACATCGTCCGTGCCCTGGACCTGCCGTTCAAGGACGTGGACTGGACCAGCTGGGACCGCCTCCTGGAGGCCGTCCACAACCCCAAGCACCAGGTCGAAATCGCCCTGGTGGGCAAGTACATCGACCTTCCGGACGCCTACCTCTCGGTGACTGAAGCCCTGCGTGCCGGCGGCTTCGCCAATGAGGCCAAGGTCAAGATCCGTTGGGTCCCTTCGGACGAGTGCGAGACCCGTGAGGGTGCCATCAAGGCGCTCGACGGCGTGGACGCCATCTGCGTGCCGGGCGGTTTCGGTATCCGTGGCCTCGAAGGCAAGCTGGGCGCCCTCAAGTTCGCCCGCGAGACCAAGCTGCCTGTGCTGGGCCTGTGCCTTGGCCTGCAGTGCATGGTCATCGAGTACGCCCGCAACGTGGTGGGCATGGAAGGTGCTTCCTCCAGCGAGTTCGAGCCGGATTCCAAGTACCCGGTCATCGCCACCATGGAGGAGCAGCTGGAGTTCGTGGAAGGCGGTGGCGACCTGGGCGGCACCATGCGCCTTGGCCTCTACGAAGCCAAGCTGGACGAGGGCTCGGTCATCGCCGGTACCTACGGCAAGACCACGGTCAGCGAACGCCACCGGCACCGCTACGAGGTCAACAACAAGTACCGCCAGCAGATTGCCGAGAAGGGCCTGGTCTTCTCCGGCACCTCCCCGGACGGCAGGCTCGTCGAATTCGTTGAGCTGCCGGCCGACGTCCACCCGTACTACGTGGCGACGCAGGCGCACCCCGAACTGAGTTCGCGGCCCACCCGCCCGCACCCGCTGTTCACCGGACTGGTCAAGGCGGCCCTGGATCACCAGAACGCGAACCACCAGGGTGCCGCCGACACGGACGCTGCCGCGGCAGGGGAGCCTGCAGCATCGGGTAGCGTTACCGCTAAGTAG
- a CDS encoding NUDIX hydrolase, with amino-acid sequence MPGTPEATPAKQVSDAPSPRRLLSTEKVYQGRIWDVVSDTFQLSESGDALTRDYIDHPGAVAVLPMNGEGQILLLKQYRHPVGMDLWEVPAGLLDVEGEDFVVGAARELAEEADLAAGTWNVLADVFNSPGSSSEAIRIYLARDLTEVPHHERHERTDEEAEIEFHWISLDDAVASVLAGRLHNPSAVVGILAAAAARAGNYEGLRPADAPWPAHPSQR; translated from the coding sequence ATGCCTGGTACACCTGAAGCCACCCCTGCAAAACAGGTTTCGGATGCACCAAGCCCGCGCCGTCTTTTGTCTACGGAGAAGGTCTACCAGGGCCGGATCTGGGACGTCGTCAGTGACACCTTCCAGCTCTCCGAGTCCGGGGACGCCCTGACCCGTGACTACATCGACCACCCGGGTGCTGTCGCCGTCCTGCCCATGAACGGCGAAGGTCAGATCCTGCTGCTGAAGCAGTACCGGCATCCCGTCGGCATGGACCTTTGGGAAGTCCCCGCGGGACTGCTGGACGTCGAAGGCGAAGACTTCGTGGTGGGGGCGGCGCGGGAACTCGCTGAGGAAGCGGACCTGGCGGCCGGAACATGGAACGTCCTGGCCGATGTCTTCAATTCCCCCGGATCCTCGAGCGAAGCCATCCGGATCTATCTGGCCCGTGACCTCACCGAGGTGCCGCACCACGAGCGCCACGAGCGGACGGACGAGGAAGCGGAGATCGAGTTCCACTGGATCAGCCTGGACGATGCCGTGGCTTCTGTCCTGGCAGGCCGCCTGCACAACCCGTCCGCCGTCGTCGGGATCCTTGCCGCTGCTGCGGCCCGGGCCGGCAACTATGAAGGGCTTCGTCCCGCCGACGCCCCTTGGCCCGCACACCCCAGCCAGCGCTGA
- the xerD gene encoding site-specific tyrosine recombinase XerD — MVPGPSAEAAPEVEQAPNPGAANGAALAGAAPPGIPAAIERGITDYLQHVGVERGLAANTLAAYRRDLARYARYLAAAGCTRPGDITRHHVTGYVRALSDGSDGGSTLGVRSAARTAVAVRGLHKFWALEGHTTADPASEVHPPMAGKRLPKAISVDEVTRILEAAGTDTATGLRDRALLEFLYSTGARISEAVGLDVDDISLAEPGAGPAIVRLFGKGSKERLVPLGSYGARALDAYLVRGRPLLAAKGKGTPALFLNARGGRISRQSAWTILKAAAEKANITRDVSPHTLRHSFATHLLEGGADVRVVQELLGHASVTTTQVYTLVTADTLREIYAAAHPRALG; from the coding sequence ATGGTTCCGGGTCCCTCGGCTGAAGCGGCTCCGGAGGTCGAACAGGCTCCGAACCCCGGCGCTGCAAACGGTGCCGCCTTGGCCGGTGCTGCCCCGCCCGGAATACCGGCCGCGATCGAACGCGGAATCACCGATTACCTCCAGCATGTTGGCGTGGAGCGGGGGCTTGCCGCGAACACGCTGGCAGCCTACCGGCGGGACCTCGCCCGCTACGCCCGCTACCTCGCCGCCGCAGGCTGCACACGTCCAGGCGACATCACCCGGCACCACGTCACCGGCTACGTCCGCGCCCTTTCGGACGGTTCCGACGGCGGGTCCACCCTTGGGGTGCGGTCCGCCGCCAGGACCGCGGTGGCTGTCCGGGGGCTGCACAAGTTCTGGGCCCTGGAGGGCCACACAACGGCGGATCCGGCCAGCGAGGTACACCCGCCGATGGCCGGCAAGCGGCTCCCCAAAGCCATCAGCGTCGATGAGGTGACCCGCATCCTCGAAGCGGCCGGAACCGATACCGCCACCGGGCTGAGGGACCGCGCCCTGCTCGAATTCCTCTATTCCACGGGGGCCAGGATCAGCGAAGCGGTGGGACTGGACGTTGACGATATCTCCCTTGCCGAACCGGGAGCGGGGCCCGCGATCGTCCGCCTGTTCGGCAAGGGATCGAAGGAACGCCTGGTGCCGCTGGGCTCCTACGGGGCCCGGGCGCTCGATGCCTACCTGGTCCGCGGGCGCCCGCTGCTGGCCGCCAAGGGAAAGGGCACGCCCGCGCTGTTCCTTAATGCCCGCGGCGGGCGGATCAGCCGCCAGAGTGCCTGGACCATCCTGAAGGCGGCGGCGGAGAAGGCCAACATCACCCGCGATGTTTCGCCGCACACGCTTCGGCATTCATTCGCCACCCACCTGCTCGAAGGCGGCGCCGACGTCCGTGTGGTGCAGGAGCTGCTTGGCCATGCGTCGGTGACCACCACCCAGGTGTACACACTGGTCACTGCGGATACACTCCGCGAGATCTACGCCGCGGCACACCCGCGGGCACTGGGCTAG
- a CDS encoding NUDIX domain-containing protein — MTAAAVTLCFLLRDGEDGAEVLLGLKQTGFGKGKIVGIGGHVEPGETDAEAVIREVLEETGVVLQAEDLADAGSVHFLFPARPEWNMKTTLFTARTWEGEPEPSDEILPEWFPVDTLPVDRMWQDADHWLPVVLEGRRVNVVVTMHTDNETVASSRSLLG, encoded by the coding sequence ATGACCGCAGCCGCTGTGACCCTATGCTTCCTTCTCCGTGACGGGGAAGACGGGGCCGAAGTCCTCCTGGGACTCAAGCAAACCGGGTTCGGCAAAGGCAAGATCGTAGGCATCGGCGGCCACGTTGAGCCGGGGGAGACCGACGCGGAGGCCGTGATCAGGGAAGTCCTTGAAGAGACCGGGGTGGTGCTGCAGGCGGAGGACTTGGCGGATGCCGGATCGGTCCACTTCCTTTTTCCCGCCCGCCCGGAATGGAACATGAAGACCACGCTGTTCACCGCCCGTACCTGGGAGGGCGAACCGGAACCCAGCGACGAGATCCTGCCCGAGTGGTTCCCGGTGGACACCCTCCCGGTGGACCGCATGTGGCAGGACGCGGACCACTGGCTGCCCGTGGTGCTGGAGGGCCGCAGGGTGAACGTAGTGGTCACCATGCACACTGACAACGAGACCGTCGCGTCATCCCGCAGCCTCCTGGGCTGA